A genomic region of Vitreoscilla filiformis contains the following coding sequences:
- the rimP gene encoding ribosome maturation factor RimP: MSWSQTVEKTVTAMGYELVDLERSSGGLLRVYIDRMPGRSYLTGESEFVLVEDCEAVTRQLQYVLEVDNVDYARLEVSSPGLDRPLKTPAHYGRFVGEQVIVTLKVPFQGRKKYEGQLLAGEADDAWRLVFHDGKVDQVLDFTLAEVREARLVPVIDFKGRRGKKSSAPAAGPAPVDAATTDGDSQE; encoded by the coding sequence ATGAGCTGGAGCCAGACCGTCGAGAAGACGGTGACCGCAATGGGCTATGAACTCGTCGATCTGGAGCGATCCAGCGGCGGGTTGTTGCGCGTCTACATCGACCGCATGCCCGGCCGTAGCTACCTCACGGGCGAGAGCGAATTCGTTCTCGTCGAAGACTGCGAAGCCGTCACACGGCAGTTGCAGTACGTGTTGGAAGTGGACAACGTCGATTACGCCCGGCTGGAGGTCTCCTCGCCGGGGCTGGATCGGCCGCTCAAGACGCCAGCGCACTATGGGCGCTTCGTCGGCGAGCAGGTGATCGTCACCTTGAAGGTGCCGTTCCAAGGGCGCAAGAAGTACGAGGGGCAGTTGCTGGCCGGTGAGGCCGACGACGCCTGGCGCCTGGTGTTCCACGATGGCAAGGTCGATCAGGTGCTGGACTTCACCTTGGCCGAAGTGCGTGAAGCCCGGCTGGTGCCGGTGATTGATTTCAAGGGGCGACGTGGCAAGAAGTCCAGCGCCCCGGCCGCCGGGCCTGCGCCCGTCGATGCGGCCACGACTGACGGAGATTCCCAAGAATGA
- a CDS encoding acyltransferase family protein codes for MSIPAPARATDHRFSELDALRGLAALVVVVFHTTESVLEAFPGTPMPGPGWLWPWTPGGNGVSAFFMISGFVISLTLNHCRSLSDFAMARFLRLFPIFWVAMLFTTLWRQWVGGESISLGAFAANITMLPSWLGQAYVDGVYWTLEIELQFYLLIALIWRCGWMRHITPLCLGWFTLAIVLKLSQQAWPDSVGVTLLWRGLLIPFAPYFGLGMLAYRMTQQRPTRLTWATVALGVLLTVATGNMVRAGVTVVMTLVLLALSHGHRWRVPASLVLLGEGSYCIYLFHQAYGGHIAQHLADLLPNSPVGVSVTVVVMCIGTAMAAHLWVERPLARLTRRWKTRPPQAVGVGRGASI; via the coding sequence ATGTCGATCCCTGCTCCTGCGCGCGCCACCGATCACCGATTCAGCGAACTCGATGCCCTCCGGGGCCTCGCAGCCCTGGTTGTGGTGGTGTTTCACACCACCGAGTCGGTTTTGGAAGCATTCCCCGGCACCCCCATGCCAGGGCCAGGTTGGCTGTGGCCCTGGACACCCGGCGGCAATGGTGTTTCCGCTTTCTTCATGATCAGCGGTTTTGTCATCAGCCTGACCTTGAACCACTGCCGCAGCCTCAGTGACTTCGCCATGGCGCGGTTTCTTCGCCTGTTTCCGATTTTCTGGGTCGCCATGCTCTTCACCACCCTGTGGCGGCAATGGGTGGGTGGCGAGTCCATCAGCTTGGGTGCGTTTGCAGCCAACATCACCATGCTGCCGTCTTGGCTGGGGCAAGCCTACGTGGACGGGGTGTATTGGACGCTGGAAATCGAGCTTCAGTTCTACCTGCTCATTGCCCTCATCTGGCGCTGTGGTTGGATGCGCCACATCACCCCGCTGTGTTTGGGATGGTTCACGTTGGCGATCGTTTTGAAACTATCGCAGCAAGCGTGGCCGGACAGTGTGGGAGTCACACTGCTATGGCGAGGGTTGCTGATTCCATTCGCCCCTTACTTCGGTCTGGGCATGCTGGCGTACCGCATGACCCAACAACGTCCCACCCGACTGACCTGGGCCACAGTGGCCCTGGGTGTGCTGCTGACCGTCGCCACCGGCAACATGGTGCGCGCTGGCGTGACGGTGGTCATGACACTGGTGCTGCTGGCGCTCAGCCACGGACACCGCTGGCGCGTGCCCGCCAGCTTGGTGCTGTTGGGCGAAGGCTCTTATTGCATCTACCTGTTCCACCAAGCCTACGGCGGGCACATCGCCCAACATTTGGCCGATTTGCTGCCCAACTCCCCTGTCGGGGTGAGCGTCACCGTGGTGGTGATGTGCATTGGCACGGCCATGGCTGCCCACTTGTGGGTCGAGCGCCCACTGGCTCGCCTGACCCGGCGCTGGAAAACCCGACCCCCTCAGGCGGTGGGGGTCGGTCGAGGGGCCAGCATCTGA
- the truB gene encoding tRNA pseudouridine(55) synthase TruB encodes MNPPDLDDDTPAAATPDVRAPRPRIVRRAVHGVLLLDKPLGLSSNDALQKVKRLFRAEKAGHTGTLDPLATGLLPICFGAATKFSQASLEADKAYEATLRLGQRTVGGDREGEVIEEKPVNVTPEQLQAACARFVGEIDQIPPMHSALKKDGKALYKYARAGVEVERPARRITIHSLDILSWDAEALHLRIAVRCTKGTYVRTLAEDIGAALGCGAHLAALQRTGSGRLRVAEALPLDQLEAMSEAERDALLYSPDCMLHDWPQVVLPPAEAERFIAGMRRKVAQPDAPAVRVYGPNPAVFLGSAHIEGGELIADRLLSPAEVQALMLNPRNARQAVIA; translated from the coding sequence ATGAATCCGCCCGACCTCGACGACGACACCCCCGCCGCCGCCACGCCCGACGTGCGCGCCCCGCGCCCGCGCATCGTGCGCCGTGCTGTGCATGGCGTGCTGCTGCTGGACAAGCCGCTGGGCCTGTCCAGCAACGACGCACTGCAAAAAGTCAAACGCCTGTTTCGCGCCGAGAAAGCCGGCCACACCGGCACGCTTGATCCCCTGGCCACGGGCCTGCTGCCGATTTGTTTTGGCGCGGCCACCAAGTTTTCGCAAGCCAGCCTCGAAGCCGACAAAGCCTACGAAGCGACGCTGCGCCTGGGCCAGCGCACCGTGGGCGGCGACCGCGAAGGCGAGGTGATCGAAGAAAAGCCGGTGAACGTCACGCCCGAGCAATTGCAGGCCGCGTGTGCGCGCTTTGTGGGGGAGATCGACCAGATCCCGCCCATGCATTCGGCACTGAAAAAAGACGGCAAAGCGCTCTACAAATACGCCCGTGCGGGTGTGGAGGTGGAGCGTCCGGCGCGGCGCATCACCATTCACAGCCTTGACATCCTCTCGTGGGATGCTGAGGCGCTGCATTTGCGCATCGCCGTGCGCTGCACCAAGGGCACCTATGTGCGCACCTTGGCGGAGGACATCGGCGCCGCGCTGGGTTGTGGCGCGCACCTGGCGGCCTTGCAGCGCACGGGCAGTGGCCGGTTGCGGGTGGCCGAGGCGCTGCCGCTCGACCAGCTCGAAGCCATGAGCGAAGCCGAGCGCGACGCGCTGCTGTATTCCCCGGACTGCATGCTGCACGACTGGCCCCAAGTCGTGCTGCCCCCAGCCGAGGCCGAGCGTTTCATCGCCGGCATGCGCCGCAAGGTGGCCCAGCCCGACGCCCCAGCGGTGCGCGTGTATGGCCCGAATCCTGCTGTCTTTTTAGGCAGCGCCCACATCGAAGGCGGCGAGCTGATCGCAGACCGCCTGCTCAGCCCAGCCGAAGTGCAGGCGCTGATGCTGAATCCCCGAAACGCCCGTCAGGCCGTGATCGCCTGA
- the infB gene encoding translation initiation factor IF-2: protein MAVTTTVAQFAYELKRPVATLLEQLHAAGVAKQSPSDVLNESDKERLLGYLRTAHGTSGDRNKKITLTRKSTSEIKQADATGKARTIQVEVRKKRTFVKRDDLPGSVATPEDENAQLVRREEEARHQAELIRQQEQELADKRRQREREEQERREREAAERAAAEVAAREAAERAAAEKAAAEKAAAEKAAAEKAAAEKAAAEKAAAEKAAAEKAAVQKAAAEKAAADKARADKVRADAAMRPNQHTPKSAAPASKPAASQSTARPGMPAPLRPLGGAVPAPAPVAPVKATAPDTAKAGGRVVKAAGNEADEAARAAELARRRQAAEAEAAAIRDMMARRSKVLVAKKEEPKPAPAPAPAPAAAAPKEGIKGTIHKSAAAKPAPGAAPAAAPAAGAAKPGDKKSVKSEKLSSSWADDAKKRGTSGPAKGRTDAPAANAGRSGWKAPRGGGRRGDSRDDHRGGGFQQPPEFVVQEVHVPETISVADLAHKMSVKASEVIKQLMKLGQMVTINQQLDQETAMIVVEEMGHKALAAKLDDPEAFSEEESAAHTGEALTRAPVVTVMGHVDHGKTSLLDYIRRTRVAAGEAGGITQHIGAYHVETPRGMITFLDTPGHAAFTAMRARGAKATDIVILVVAADDGVMPQTKEAISHAKAAGVPIVVAMTKIDKPDANLERVKGELVAEQVVPEEFGGDSPFVGVSSKSGVGIDELLEQVLLQAEVLELKAPIEAAAKGLVIEARLDKGRGPVATVLVQSGTLKRGDVVLAGASYGRVRAMLDENGHNATQAGPSIPVEIQGLTEVPQAGDDFMVLSDERRAREIATFRQGKYREVTLNKRQAAKLENMFENMGEGQAQMLPLILKADVQGSQEALASSLLKLSTDEVKVQIVHAAVGGISESDVNLAIASKAIIIGFNTRADAQARKLAEHSGVDIRYYNIIYDAVDEVKAAMAGMLAPEQREEALGTAEIRKVFVASKIGTVAGSMITSGLVRRNAKFRLLRDNIVIYTGEIESVRREKDDVKEVKEGFECGIKLKNYNDIAEGDQLEIFEIKEVARTL, encoded by the coding sequence ATGGCAGTGACCACCACCGTCGCCCAGTTCGCGTACGAACTGAAACGCCCGGTTGCGACGCTGCTGGAGCAGCTGCACGCGGCCGGCGTCGCCAAGCAGTCGCCCAGTGACGTTCTCAATGAGTCCGACAAAGAGCGGCTGCTGGGCTACCTGCGCACCGCGCACGGCACCAGCGGCGATCGCAACAAAAAAATCACGCTGACGCGCAAGTCCACCAGCGAGATCAAGCAAGCTGATGCCACTGGCAAAGCGCGCACCATCCAAGTCGAAGTGCGCAAGAAGCGCACCTTCGTCAAGCGCGACGATCTGCCGGGCAGTGTTGCAACGCCCGAAGACGAAAACGCACAACTGGTGCGGCGCGAAGAAGAAGCCCGCCACCAAGCTGAGCTGATTCGTCAGCAAGAGCAGGAGTTGGCCGATAAGCGTCGCCAGCGCGAACGCGAAGAACAAGAGCGCCGCGAGCGCGAGGCCGCAGAGCGCGCCGCTGCCGAAGTCGCAGCCCGCGAAGCCGCTGAACGCGCTGCGGCGGAAAAGGCGGCTGCCGAAAAAGCCGCCGCCGAAAAGGCCGCTGCCGAAAAAGCCGCTGCCGAAAAAGCCGCCGCCGAGAAAGCGGCGGCAGAGAAAGCCGCAGCCGAAAAGGCTGCGGTGCAAAAGGCCGCCGCTGAAAAGGCTGCCGCCGACAAGGCCCGTGCCGACAAGGTTCGGGCCGATGCTGCCATGCGCCCGAATCAACATACCCCCAAGTCGGCGGCGCCCGCTTCCAAGCCCGCCGCTTCGCAATCTACCGCCCGTCCGGGCATGCCCGCTCCGTTGCGCCCCTTGGGTGGGGCGGTTCCTGCGCCTGCACCGGTCGCCCCCGTGAAAGCCACAGCGCCGGATACAGCCAAGGCGGGCGGGCGTGTCGTCAAGGCGGCAGGTAACGAAGCTGATGAGGCAGCGCGTGCTGCTGAATTGGCCCGTCGCCGTCAAGCCGCCGAAGCCGAAGCCGCAGCGATTCGCGACATGATGGCCCGCCGCAGCAAAGTGCTGGTGGCCAAGAAGGAAGAGCCCAAGCCGGCTCCTGCCCCCGCACCGGCTCCGGCCGCAGCGGCGCCCAAGGAAGGCATCAAGGGCACGATTCACAAATCAGCGGCAGCCAAGCCCGCTCCAGGGGCAGCCCCAGCGGCGGCTCCCGCCGCTGGAGCAGCCAAGCCGGGTGACAAGAAATCGGTCAAGTCCGAAAAACTGTCGTCGAGCTGGGCGGATGATGCCAAGAAGCGTGGCACCAGTGGCCCCGCCAAGGGTCGCACCGATGCACCTGCTGCCAATGCCGGTCGCTCGGGCTGGAAGGCCCCGCGTGGCGGTGGTCGTCGTGGCGACAGCCGTGATGACCATCGCGGCGGTGGTTTCCAACAGCCGCCAGAATTCGTGGTGCAGGAAGTCCACGTGCCTGAAACCATCTCGGTGGCCGATCTGGCGCACAAGATGTCGGTCAAGGCGTCTGAGGTCATCAAGCAATTGATGAAGCTGGGCCAGATGGTCACCATCAACCAGCAGCTCGACCAAGAAACCGCCATGATCGTGGTGGAAGAAATGGGTCACAAGGCGCTGGCCGCCAAGCTGGATGATCCGGAAGCGTTCTCGGAAGAAGAATCCGCAGCGCACACCGGCGAAGCCCTCACCCGCGCCCCGGTGGTGACGGTGATGGGTCACGTGGATCACGGCAAGACCTCGCTGCTGGACTACATCCGCCGCACCCGCGTGGCCGCTGGCGAAGCCGGCGGTATCACCCAGCACATCGGTGCCTACCACGTGGAAACTCCGCGCGGCATGATCACCTTCCTGGACACCCCGGGTCACGCGGCCTTCACGGCCATGCGGGCTCGCGGCGCCAAGGCGACCGACATCGTTATCCTGGTGGTGGCCGCCGACGACGGCGTGATGCCGCAAACCAAGGAAGCCATCAGCCACGCCAAGGCGGCTGGGGTGCCCATCGTCGTGGCCATGACCAAGATCGACAAGCCAGACGCCAACCTGGAGCGCGTCAAGGGTGAGTTGGTGGCCGAGCAGGTCGTGCCCGAAGAGTTTGGTGGGGATTCGCCGTTCGTGGGCGTGTCCTCCAAGTCCGGTGTGGGCATCGACGAGCTGCTGGAGCAAGTGCTGCTGCAAGCCGAAGTGCTGGAACTGAAGGCACCGATCGAAGCCGCTGCCAAGGGCCTGGTGATCGAAGCCCGTCTGGACAAGGGCCGTGGCCCGGTGGCCACGGTGCTGGTGCAGTCCGGCACCTTGAAGCGCGGCGACGTGGTGCTGGCTGGTGCCAGCTACGGTCGTGTGCGTGCCATGCTGGATGAAAACGGCCACAACGCCACGCAAGCCGGCCCGTCCATCCCGGTCGAAATCCAAGGTCTGACCGAAGTGCCGCAAGCTGGCGACGACTTCATGGTGCTGAGCGACGAACGCCGTGCCCGTGAAATCGCCACCTTCCGCCAAGGCAAGTACCGCGAAGTGACGCTGAACAAGCGCCAGGCCGCCAAGCTGGAAAACATGTTCGAGAACATGGGCGAAGGCCAGGCGCAGATGCTGCCGTTGATCCTGAAGGCCGACGTGCAAGGCTCGCAAGAAGCGCTGGCTTCCTCGCTGCTCAAGCTCTCGACCGACGAGGTCAAGGTGCAGATCGTTCACGCCGCTGTGGGCGGCATCAGCGAATCCGACGTCAACTTGGCGATTGCCTCCAAGGCCATCATCATCGGCTTCAACACCCGTGCCGACGCCCAAGCCCGCAAGCTGGCCGAGCACTCGGGTGTGGACATCCGCTACTACAACATCATCTACGACGCCGTGGATGAGGTGAAGGCAGCGATGGCCGGCATGTTGGCACCGGAACAGCGCGAAGAAGCGCTGGGCACCGCCGAAATCCGCAAGGTGTTCGTGGCTTCGAAGATCGGCACCGTGGCCGGCTCGATGATCACGTCGGGCTTGGTGCGCCGCAACGCCAAGTTCCGCCTGCTGCGCGACAACATCGTCATCTACACCGGCGAAATCGAATCGGTGCGCCGCGAGAAGGACGATGTCAAGGAAGTCAAGGAAGGCTTCGAATGCGGTATCAAGCTCAAGAACTACAACGACATCGCTGAAGGCGACCAGTTGGAAATCTTCGAGATCAAGGAAGTGGCGCGTACCCTGTAA
- a CDS encoding DMT family transporter, which produces MTHSLTLRMALLLTLPPLLWAGNAVIGKLAVGIAPPVALNFVRWSLALCLLWPLGHAALRDWPALRARWRYLSLLGLLGMGSYNALQYLALHTSSPLNATLITASSPVWMLAIGALFYGVRPRGRELLGALLSLLGVMLVISRGSLTQLLTLHFVPGDLLMVLAILSWGFYSWLLARPPASMQGDQRPNWDWAGFLAVQISFGLVWCGLSAGVEAHLSPASWEWGWPVLLILLYVAVGPSLIAYRCWGLGVATVGPATASFFVNLTPVFAALFSALWLGEAPQWFHAGAFGLIVAGIWISSRR; this is translated from the coding sequence ATGACCCACTCCCTGACCCTGCGCATGGCCTTGCTGTTGACCTTACCGCCCCTGCTGTGGGCCGGGAATGCGGTGATCGGCAAGTTGGCTGTGGGCATCGCCCCGCCGGTGGCATTGAACTTTGTGCGCTGGTCGCTGGCTTTGTGCCTGCTGTGGCCCCTGGGCCACGCCGCACTGCGAGACTGGCCCGCACTGCGTGCCCGCTGGCGCTACCTCAGTTTGTTGGGCTTGCTGGGCATGGGCAGCTACAACGCACTTCAGTACCTGGCGCTGCACACCTCCAGCCCGCTCAATGCCACGCTGATTACAGCCAGTTCACCCGTGTGGATGCTGGCCATCGGGGCGCTGTTCTACGGCGTACGCCCACGGGGCCGTGAGCTGCTCGGCGCCCTGCTCTCCCTGCTGGGGGTGATGCTGGTGATCTCACGCGGCTCGTTGACCCAGTTGCTGACGTTGCACTTCGTGCCGGGCGATCTGCTGATGGTGCTGGCCATTTTGAGCTGGGGCTTTTACAGCTGGCTGTTGGCCCGCCCGCCAGCTTCGATGCAAGGCGATCAACGCCCGAACTGGGATTGGGCAGGCTTTTTGGCGGTGCAAATCAGCTTTGGCTTGGTGTGGTGCGGGCTGTCAGCGGGTGTGGAAGCCCACCTCAGCCCCGCATCCTGGGAGTGGGGATGGCCTGTGCTGCTGATCTTGTTGTATGTGGCCGTGGGTCCATCGCTCATTGCCTATCGCTGCTGGGGATTAGGCGTAGCCACCGTGGGCCCGGCCACCGCCAGTTTTTTCGTTAACCTAACGCCTGTTTTCGCCGCCCTGTTCTCGGCTCTCTGGCTGGGTGAAGCGCCTCAGTGGTTTCACGCCGGGGCCTTCGGTCTGATCGTGGCCGGCATCTGGATTTCTTCCCGCCGCTGA
- the rbfA gene encoding 30S ribosome-binding factor RbfA: MRHKRSTPNRSFRVADQIQRDVAELIRDLKDPRIGMVTINAVDVTPDYAHATVYFSLLVGDPQASEAGLNEAAGFVRNSLFKRLAIHTVPTLHFKFDQTTERAAELNALIRQANAQRAQD, translated from the coding sequence ATGCGACACAAACGCAGCACGCCCAACCGTTCTTTCCGCGTCGCCGACCAAATCCAGCGTGATGTGGCCGAGCTGATCCGCGATCTGAAAGATCCGCGCATCGGCATGGTCACCATCAACGCGGTCGATGTCACGCCGGACTATGCCCACGCCACGGTGTATTTCTCCTTGCTGGTGGGCGATCCGCAAGCCAGTGAAGCCGGTTTGAACGAGGCTGCTGGCTTCGTGCGCAACAGCTTGTTCAAGCGCCTGGCGATCCACACCGTGCCGACCTTGCACTTCAAGTTCGACCAAACCACCGAGCGCGCCGCCGAGTTGAACGCGCTCATCCGCCAAGCCAACGCCCAGCGCGCCCAGGACTGA
- the nusA gene encoding transcription termination factor NusA: MNREMLMLVDAISREKSVDREVVFGAVESALASATKKLHGGEVDIRVAIDRNTGEYETFRRWHVVPDEAGLQIPDAEILLFEAKEQISDIEVDDHIEEPIESVPIGRIGAQAAKQVILQKIRDAEREQLLNDFLSRGDKVFVGTVKRLDKGDVIAECGRVEGRLKRSEMIPKENLRSGDRVRAFITGVDPVARGPQIMLSRSAPGFMVELFAQEVPEIEQGLLEIKSCARDSGSRAKIAVVSHDKRVDPIGTCVGVRGSRVTAVTNELAGERVDIVLWSEDPAQFVIGALAPANVQSIVVDEEKHAMDVVVDEENLAIAIGRGGQNVRLASELTGWRINIMTAEESAAKQAEESSVVRRLFVEKLDVDEEVADILIDEGFTSLEEVAYVPLQEMLDIEGFDEDTVTELRNRAKDALLTMEIAREEKVEEVSQDLRDLEGLTADLIAQLADGGVHTRDDLADLAVDELVEMTGLDEAQAKALILKAREHWFSA; encoded by the coding sequence ATGAACCGCGAAATGCTGATGCTGGTGGATGCGATCTCGCGTGAAAAAAGTGTGGATCGCGAGGTGGTGTTCGGTGCAGTCGAGTCTGCGCTGGCGTCTGCCACCAAGAAGCTGCACGGTGGCGAGGTGGACATCCGCGTGGCCATTGACCGCAACACGGGTGAATACGAAACCTTCCGACGTTGGCACGTTGTGCCCGACGAGGCTGGTTTGCAAATCCCCGATGCCGAAATTTTGCTCTTTGAAGCCAAAGAACAAATCTCGGACATTGAGGTGGATGACCACATTGAGGAGCCCATCGAATCCGTGCCCATCGGTCGGATTGGTGCGCAGGCAGCCAAACAAGTCATCCTGCAAAAAATCCGCGATGCCGAGCGTGAACAACTGCTGAACGATTTCCTGTCGCGTGGTGACAAGGTTTTTGTCGGCACTGTCAAGCGCTTGGACAAGGGTGACGTCATCGCCGAATGCGGGCGCGTCGAAGGCCGCCTCAAGCGCAGCGAGATGATCCCGAAGGAAAACCTGCGCTCGGGTGACCGGGTACGCGCTTTCATCACCGGCGTCGATCCGGTGGCGCGTGGGCCGCAAATCATGCTGTCGCGTTCGGCGCCGGGGTTCATGGTCGAGCTGTTCGCCCAGGAAGTGCCCGAAATCGAACAAGGCCTGCTGGAAATCAAGAGCTGCGCCCGCGACTCGGGCAGCCGCGCCAAGATTGCCGTCGTCAGCCACGACAAGCGCGTCGACCCGATCGGCACCTGCGTGGGCGTGCGCGGCTCGCGTGTCACGGCGGTGACCAACGAACTGGCTGGCGAGCGCGTGGACATCGTGCTGTGGTCGGAAGACCCGGCCCAGTTCGTCATCGGTGCGCTGGCACCGGCCAACGTGCAATCCATCGTCGTGGACGAAGAGAAACACGCCATGGACGTGGTGGTCGATGAGGAGAACCTCGCGATCGCCATTGGCCGGGGTGGCCAGAACGTGCGTTTGGCGTCCGAATTGACGGGCTGGCGCATCAACATCATGACCGCCGAAGAGTCCGCCGCGAAACAGGCGGAAGAATCGAGCGTGGTACGTCGCCTGTTCGTTGAGAAACTGGATGTGGACGAGGAAGTCGCCGACATCCTCATCGACGAAGGCTTCACCAGCCTCGAAGAAGTGGCCTATGTGCCGCTGCAAGAGATGCTGGACATCGAAGGTTTCGACGAAGACACCGTCACCGAGCTGCGCAACCGTGCCAAGGATGCGTTGCTGACGATGGAAATTGCCCGGGAAGAGAAGGTCGAAGAAGTGTCGCAAGACCTGCGCGACCTGGAGGGATTGACCGCTGACCTGATCGCCCAACTGGCCGACGGCGGCGTACACACCCGCGACGACTTGGCCGATTTGGCCGTGGATGAGCTGGTGGAGATGACCGGGCTGGACGAGGCTCAGGCCAAGGCGCTGATCCTCAAGGCGCGCGAACACTGGTTCTCGGCCTGA
- the typA gene encoding translational GTPase TypA: MSRQIRNIAIIAHVDHGKTTLVDQLLRQSGTFAAHEQVEDCVMDSNAIEKERGITILAKNCAVTWQDTHINIVDTPGHADFGGEVERALSMVDGVVLLIDAQEGPMPQTRFVTKKALALGLKPIVVVNKVDKPGAKPDAVINAAFDLFDKLGATDEQLDFPVVYASGINGWASLEEGAPGEQWGSDMSALFDTVLKHVQPHSGDASAPLQLQISSLDYSSFVGRIGVGRINAGTIKPAMDVVVMEGPGGKSIKGRINQVLKFKGLDRMLATEAGPGDIVLINGIEDIGIGVTVTSPANPTPLPMLKVDEPTLTMNFCVNTSPLAGREGKFVTSRQIWDRLQKELQHNVALRVKETSEDGVFEVSGRGELHLTILLENMRREGFEMAVGKPRVVFRDIDGVRCEPIEMVTADVEEEHQGGVMQALGLRKGELVNMEPDGQGRVRLEYRIPARGLIGFSNEFLNLTRGSGLISNIFEGYEPHKGEIASRKNGVLISMDDGEIFTYALGKLDDRGRMFVRANDPVYEGMIVGIHNRENDLVVNATRTKQLTNFRVSGKEDAIKVTPPIELTLEYGVEFIEDDELVEITPKSIRLRKRHLKEHDRKRAARESAGA, translated from the coding sequence ATGAGCCGACAGATCCGCAACATCGCCATCATCGCCCACGTTGACCACGGCAAAACCACCCTGGTGGATCAACTGCTGCGTCAAAGCGGCACCTTCGCTGCCCACGAGCAGGTCGAAGACTGCGTGATGGACAGCAACGCCATCGAAAAAGAGCGTGGCATCACCATCCTGGCCAAAAACTGCGCCGTGACTTGGCAAGACACCCACATCAACATCGTGGACACCCCGGGACACGCGGACTTCGGCGGCGAAGTCGAACGCGCCTTGTCGATGGTGGACGGTGTGGTGCTGCTGATCGACGCCCAAGAAGGCCCGATGCCACAAACCCGTTTCGTCACCAAAAAGGCGCTGGCGCTGGGCCTCAAGCCCATCGTCGTGGTGAACAAGGTGGACAAGCCGGGTGCCAAGCCCGACGCCGTCATCAACGCCGCGTTCGACTTGTTCGACAAGCTGGGCGCCACCGACGAGCAGCTCGATTTCCCCGTGGTGTACGCCTCGGGCATCAACGGTTGGGCCTCGCTGGAAGAAGGCGCACCGGGCGAACAGTGGGGCTCGGACATGTCGGCGTTGTTCGACACCGTGCTCAAGCACGTTCAACCGCACTCGGGTGACGCTTCGGCGCCGCTGCAACTGCAAATCTCTTCGCTGGACTATTCCAGCTTCGTCGGGCGCATCGGTGTGGGCCGCATCAACGCCGGCACGATCAAACCTGCGATGGATGTGGTGGTGATGGAAGGCCCGGGTGGCAAGTCGATCAAGGGCCGCATCAACCAGGTGTTGAAGTTCAAGGGCCTGGATCGCATGCTGGCCACCGAGGCCGGCCCGGGCGACATCGTGTTGATCAACGGCATCGAAGACATTGGCATCGGTGTGACCGTGACCAGCCCGGCCAACCCCACGCCGCTGCCCATGCTGAAGGTGGACGAGCCGACGCTGACGATGAACTTCTGCGTCAACACCTCGCCGCTGGCTGGCCGTGAAGGCAAGTTCGTCACCAGCCGCCAGATTTGGGATCGGCTGCAAAAGGAACTGCAACACAACGTCGCGCTGCGCGTGAAGGAAACCAGCGAAGACGGCGTGTTTGAAGTGTCTGGTCGGGGCGAACTGCACCTGACGATCTTGCTGGAAAACATGCGCCGCGAAGGTTTTGAGATGGCCGTGGGCAAGCCGCGTGTGGTGTTCCGTGACATCGACGGCGTGCGCTGCGAGCCGATCGAAATGGTCACCGCTGACGTGGAAGAAGAGCACCAAGGTGGCGTGATGCAGGCCCTGGGCTTGCGCAAGGGTGAACTGGTGAACATGGAGCCGGACGGCCAGGGCCGCGTGCGCTTGGAGTACCGCATTCCGGCGCGTGGCCTGATCGGTTTCAGCAACGAATTCCTGAACCTGACGCGGGGTTCGGGCCTGATTTCGAACATCTTCGAAGGCTACGAGCCGCACAAGGGTGAGATCGCCAGCCGCAAGAACGGTGTGCTGATCTCGATGGACGATGGCGAAATCTTCACCTACGCCCTGGGCAAGTTGGATGATCGTGGCCGCATGTTCGTGCGCGCCAACGACCCGGTGTATGAAGGCATGATTGTGGGCATCCACAACCGCGAAAACGATCTGGTGGTCAATGCCACCCGCACCAAGCAGTTGACCAACTTCCGCGTCAGCGGCAAGGAAGACGCCATCAAGGTGACGCCGCCGATCGAACTCACGCTCGAATACGGCGTGGAATTCATCGAAGACGACGAGCTGGTGGAAATCACGCCCAAATCGATCCGCCTGCGCAAGCGCCACCTGAAGGAGCATGACCGCAAGCGCGCTGCGCGCGAATCGGCAGGCGCTTAA